The following are encoded together in the Streptobacillus ratti genome:
- a CDS encoding IS1634 family transposase, whose product MHLTFTKAGNNIHIYAKRKFIDPKSKKLVTKTVCKVGVVENQDKLTDEQKLYFKNIIDDLNKKEAENNNNIIVNEINLNQTISINDINSRKNLGSLFISFVFDKLNLSNILYPLKDNKEYSLAQIFRFLVYTRLIFQGSKLDNIEHINSFIDLFNFKLHDIYRALRVFAKNKVKIINGIHEFLSHNFKIDKTFTHYDVTNYYIYTDNTNEDNYPQYGYSKINNDKPIVQMGLITDRNGIPLTYKLFKGNKTDVSTLIPFIDEAKKEFDFSKTVVIADAGLISSNNIAQLLVSNNSYILKDRIRNMSSDLKKIFENTIRDALINASKEDLDKGIRKVYTYGISIANNKRVITTINEEKKTISLNERFVFYYSPKYQKLAEFSRENIQVVNSLTGEIIESDLDIFKEYELNEEFIDKDSKYDGFSLIVTNLDPKENIDYFVLSTYAKQYQIEHVFRATKTLLKARPIFVSTDDAIEGHFLTCFVSLLILMLIRQKLKNRYSLDTILETLKEHNYIYTHENIYTIDTTKLNECLFDLYKSFRLGDINKYHTPQTLKNILAKTRK is encoded by the coding sequence ATGCACTTAACATTCACTAAAGCTGGTAATAATATTCATATATATGCTAAAAGAAAATTTATTGACCCTAAATCTAAAAAATTAGTTACTAAAACTGTTTGTAAAGTAGGTGTTGTCGAAAACCAAGATAAACTTACTGATGAACAAAAACTTTACTTTAAAAACATCATTGATGATTTAAATAAAAAAGAAGCTGAAAACAATAATAATATTATCGTTAATGAAATTAATCTAAATCAAACTATTTCAATTAATGATATTAACTCAAGAAAAAATCTTGGCTCTTTATTCATTTCTTTTGTTTTTGATAAACTTAATCTTTCTAATATTCTTTATCCTCTTAAAGATAATAAAGAATATTCTCTTGCTCAAATATTTAGATTCCTTGTATACACTAGATTAATATTTCAAGGTTCTAAACTTGATAATATTGAACATATTAATTCCTTTATTGATTTATTTAATTTTAAATTACATGATATCTATAGAGCTTTAAGAGTTTTTGCTAAAAATAAAGTTAAAATAATTAATGGTATTCATGAGTTCTTATCTCATAACTTTAAAATTGATAAAACATTTACTCATTATGATGTTACTAACTATTACATATATACTGATAATACAAATGAAGATAATTATCCTCAATATGGATATAGTAAGATTAATAATGATAAACCTATAGTACAAATGGGATTAATTACTGATAGAAATGGTATTCCTTTAACATACAAGTTATTTAAAGGTAATAAGACTGATGTTTCTACTTTAATTCCTTTTATTGATGAAGCTAAAAAGGAATTTGATTTTTCTAAAACTGTTGTTATTGCTGATGCTGGATTAATATCTTCTAATAATATTGCACAATTACTTGTTAGTAATAATAGTTATATACTTAAGGATAGAATTAGGAATATGAGTAGTGATTTAAAGAAGATTTTTGAAAACACTATTAGAGATGCTTTAATTAATGCTTCTAAGGAAGATTTAGATAAGGGAATAAGGAAAGTATATACATATGGTATTTCTATTGCTAATAATAAAAGAGTTATTACTACTATTAATGAAGAAAAGAAAACTATTAGTTTAAATGAAAGATTTGTATTTTATTATTCTCCTAAATATCAAAAGTTAGCTGAATTTAGTAGAGAAAATATACAAGTAGTTAATAGTTTAACAGGAGAGATAATAGAGAGTGATTTAGATATATTTAAAGAATATGAGTTAAATGAAGAATTTATAGATAAAGATTCTAAATATGATGGATTCTCTTTAATAGTTACTAATTTAGATCCTAAAGAAAATATTGATTATTTTGTTTTAAGTACATATGCTAAACAATATCAAATAGAACATGTATTTAGAGCTACAAAGACATTATTAAAAGCAAGACCTATATTTGTTTCTACAGATGATGCAATAGAGGGACATTTTTTAACTTGCTTTGTATCATTGTTGATACTTATGTTAATAAGACAGAAATTAAAGAATAGATATAGTTTAGATACTATATTAGAAACACTAAAGGAACATAATTATATATATACACATGAGAATATATATACTATAGATACAACAAAATTAAATGAATGTTTATTTGATTTATATAAGTCATTTAGGTTAGGAGATATTAATAAG